In Vibrio bathopelagicus, one DNA window encodes the following:
- the fhuB gene encoding Fe(3+)-hydroxamate ABC transporter permease FhuB: MKSSGLVMGAALFFAALVHLWLGQSEFGPIGELFQQVSQISDIVTFNKMVDDSFELMALIYVNLPRLVMAILVGGTLGTIGSLFQQLTQNRMMSPLTLGTSSGAWLGLVILNVVAPMLVAQYSVWFALVGALLAMGLIVSIVGIKNMSGLPIVLAGMAVNLLLGAFATAIILLNDQYAQNLFVWGAGDLGQNGWEQVFWLMPKLLPIFAIFLLAPRVLTLLSIGTEGAAARGLNIGTTFFVLMAIGVWLVSVSITSVGVISFIGLIAPNIARHLGFLKAKPELIASCVLGALLLCVTDSLAIFLAQWSLDMIPTGTATAVIGAPALIIIARKQLSAQDQLFFTMPKGPKSISPLAYFLLGTMIFGLLALSTLSQPSSDLGYFVIPDAFEWSIRWPRMLTAIFAGGGLAVAGVILQRLVYNPLASPDILGVSAGAVLALIFSSLFMGYSIHSLSPWIAFLGSAIALCLLLFLGKKHQFAPSILILTGISLTAVLEALVQFSLTRVGEGKYTLLAWLAGSTYRVEPESAATMTIVITACIGVALLLSRWVTLIATGRQFASARGLNINIAYVALLCIVAILCSVVTTTMGPVAFVGLLAPHIAVMVGARLVREQIILSFLIGAALMLFADWLGQVVVFPAQLAAGTLVSIIGGSYFIFLLLKSRRT, encoded by the coding sequence ATGAAATCCAGTGGTTTAGTGATGGGGGCAGCTTTGTTTTTCGCCGCCCTTGTTCATTTATGGTTAGGTCAGTCTGAATTTGGCCCTATCGGTGAGCTGTTCCAGCAAGTCTCACAGATCAGTGACATCGTTACATTCAATAAAATGGTCGATGATTCATTCGAGTTGATGGCGTTAATCTATGTCAACTTACCACGTTTAGTGATGGCGATTTTGGTTGGTGGAACACTCGGTACTATCGGTAGCCTGTTTCAACAGCTAACGCAAAATCGCATGATGTCTCCGCTTACACTCGGGACATCATCAGGGGCGTGGCTTGGTTTGGTCATTCTGAATGTGGTCGCACCGATGTTGGTCGCTCAATATTCTGTTTGGTTTGCTCTGGTTGGGGCGCTGCTTGCAATGGGGCTTATCGTTTCAATTGTTGGCATCAAAAATATGAGCGGTTTGCCGATTGTTTTGGCGGGTATGGCAGTTAACTTACTGCTAGGCGCATTTGCGACGGCGATTATTTTGCTTAACGACCAATACGCGCAGAACTTGTTCGTATGGGGAGCGGGCGATCTAGGACAGAATGGTTGGGAGCAAGTATTTTGGTTAATGCCTAAGTTACTGCCAATCTTTGCTATTTTCCTGTTGGCTCCAAGAGTTTTGACTCTGCTTTCGATTGGTACTGAAGGGGCTGCTGCGCGTGGTCTTAACATCGGTACGACCTTCTTTGTACTCATGGCGATTGGCGTTTGGTTGGTTTCCGTGTCGATTACTTCGGTGGGCGTGATCAGCTTTATCGGTTTGATTGCGCCTAATATCGCAAGGCACTTGGGCTTTTTAAAAGCGAAACCTGAACTCATCGCTAGCTGCGTGTTAGGGGCGCTGTTGCTTTGTGTTACCGACAGTTTGGCTATCTTTTTGGCTCAATGGTCTTTGGATATGATTCCAACCGGGACTGCAACCGCGGTGATTGGTGCTCCAGCTTTGATCATTATCGCGAGAAAGCAATTATCTGCGCAAGATCAGCTGTTTTTCACGATGCCTAAAGGACCAAAATCTATTTCGCCTTTGGCTTACTTCTTGTTGGGCACGATGATCTTCGGGTTGTTGGCATTAAGCACGCTCTCACAGCCTTCTTCTGATTTGGGCTACTTTGTTATCCCAGACGCATTTGAATGGTCGATTCGCTGGCCGAGAATGTTAACTGCGATATTCGCTGGTGGCGGCTTGGCGGTGGCTGGTGTGATTTTACAAAGATTGGTCTACAACCCGCTCGCAAGCCCTGACATTCTTGGTGTGTCGGCTGGTGCGGTTCTGGCATTGATCTTCAGTAGCCTGTTTATGGGCTATTCGATTCACTCATTGAGCCCTTGGATTGCTTTTTTAGGCAGTGCAATTGCTCTGTGTTTACTGCTATTCCTTGGCAAGAAGCATCAGTTTGCACCATCGATTTTGATCCTCACTGGTATTTCGCTGACCGCAGTCTTGGAAGCTCTGGTGCAATTCTCTTTAACGCGAGTGGGTGAGGGGAAATACACCTTATTGGCTTGGTTGGCAGGATCGACCTACCGTGTTGAGCCCGAATCAGCAGCGACTATGACCATCGTGATAACGGCTTGTATTGGTGTTGCTCTGTTACTGAGTCGTTGGGTGACCTTAATTGCGACTGGACGTCAGTTCGCGAGTGCCAGAGGGTTGAATATCAATATCGCCTACGTGGCATTGTTGTGTATTGTTGCGATCTTATGTTCGGTCGTGACAACAACGATGGGGCCTGTCGCGTTTGTCGGCTTGTTGGCGCCACACATTGCGGTAATGGTGGGTGCTCGCTTGGTTCGTGAACAAATCATCTTATCGTTTTTGATAGGTGCAGCACTGATGTTATTTGCAGATTGGCTAGGGCAAGTGGTGGTGTTTCCGGCTCAACTCGCAGCAGGAACGCTAGTTTCTATTATTGGTGGCAGCTACTTCATCTTCTTGTTATTGAAATCCCGAAGAACATAG